The genome window tcacacacacacacacacacactcactcactcacatccaCACTAGCTGACATCAACAAGGTCTGTGAATACAATGGTCTTCTTTGTGAGCATTCTAGCACTTTCTGCCCCCTGAGTTTGGACCAACAGCTCGTCTCTCCGCCTCACAAACAcgctctcacagacacaaacatatacacacacactcctcctctttgAATCTCCtcaagtgtttgtgtttgactcTGACAGCTCCCAGATCTGCTGTAAAGAGCCTGGCATGCGTCGAAATGAAGAGTCATGTGCCAAAGTgcccttacgtgtgtgtgtgtgtgtgtgtgtgtatgtatgtgtatgtgggtACCTGCCAAGCAAAGTGAGGCTCCAATACCAGTCTCTACTCAACTACTCTGGTCTCTTTCATTATCTTTCCTCTCAGACAGATTGTGTAGCCCTCAAATGCATGGTGGCCATCTTTACTAAAGTTCACAACAGAAATCCTGCCTGTGGTGCTGgcatgtcatttcctgtttggGTGAGGTGACAGTTGAATGCGAGGCCTATAGACCACTTCAGTCCAGGTCCTTGTACCTGGGACTAAATAGCCACCCTAGCACAAGACTTTGTCGTAAATTGAGTGGAATACTTTGGCTAAAACCCTCCTGTcatgtactggtgtgtgtgactgtgtgtctgcagcgTCAGTGAGATGACTTCCACATATGTGAGCCCCCACAGTGTTTCAGAACTCTGCTAGAAGAAGGAAAATATGGAGGGAGCTCAGCAACAGCCTAACCACAGACTTCCTCcgctgcctccacacacacacacacacactcacacaccccagtcactgacacacacacatacatgtacacactcgcacacacactcaacctagtgactgacacacactcacacacactctcacacaccccagtgactgacacacatacactcacagactAGGCGCCCTAGCCTCATTGCATTCTGGGTAATCTTGGGCTTGGCCAACTCATAAATGAAGCCCCTGTGTGAGGCTGTCTAGAAATAGCCTGCTCAGAAACACTGTTGCACGGCCCTGGTCTGGGCCCAGACAGGTACACCAGCTCACCACAATCCACATAttacacagcagtgtgtgtgttcatgttttacATACTAATTGAATACTGATCATTTGTTTACTCTGGTATAAATGCTGTGTTACCCGGGCGCCCTGGTATCTCACCGGGCAGAGGGCGTAGTACCATGTGGTCTAAGGTCTTACCGCCGGGGCCTGGTGTGCTGAACTAGCAAGAGGCTGCAGTAAAGTTGAGTTTCTCATCTATATGCTTGTTTGGCTCTGGAACAACCAAAACTGTGAGTTTAGCCCCCTGAGCTAATGAATATTCCTTATGAGAAAGCATTGGAGTCTGGGTAACTGTTATTGATGGCGGGGAGGTCTGTTTCAGCCTGCAGTGTTTAGGTTGGAAATGGCTGGACATGGGAAAACGACATACTTAAAGTAAATGTATTAAAAACACTCCCATTCTGTTGGTTTGAACCTGGCTAGCCAAGCTCTATCAATGATCAGAAGCACTGATGTACTGGTAAGGTTAGTTGCTTGGTAAGGCTAGTAGCTAGTAAGGCTAGTAGCTAGTAAGGCTAATGGTTTGgttggaggaaggaagagagtcaCAGAGGAATTTTCTCTGTGAGTGAACAGAAGCATGTCCTTGTTTAGGTTGGAGAGGATATCGcacaggcctctctctccctctctcgctctctctctctgccagccccGAACTGTAACAGATGTTTAACCACCACTTCTTTCATATcgaagtcagtgtgtgtgtttaggcatGCGTAGGACAGACGCTATAAGGCACACCATGGTTTAGCTTTTCACACTAATCAGACGTGGAACCATGGACTCTCTTATTaaatctcctctccttttctcctcctcctctttctcctcctcctcctgtacatCACACTTTTTGAAAATGGAAAATCAACCCCCTCACCCACTTTTATTAAGAAATCCTATTTCACAGTTATTAAAAATAggtgtcccacccacatttgaaaaccaaACTCcgcctctgacacacacacacacacacacaccacacacacacactctctcaactcTGGGCCAAACGCCTTTGTGACTTGTGCCTTTGGTTGTGGACCCTGTGAAGCATTCTGAGCTGTGTGGTGTCCTGCTGCAGGTTTACCTGAAGGCTCCGATGATCCTGAACGGAGTGTGTGTCATCTGGCGGGGCTGGATTGACCTGCAGCGCCTGGACGGGATGGGCTGTCTGGAGTACGACGACGAGAGAGCACAGGTAACGGCCGCACGCGTTCACAAGCACACCTTCAGAGACCTCTGCACAAGGTCCTCTCGTCACTGTACACGAGGTTCTCCATTGACTCGTTTGGGTAAATACTGGTTAAAATATTCTATGTTATATACAGTACGCTGTCAAAGTCTTTTTTTAAGAAAAGCTCAAATGCTTTCAGAAAGAAGGAAATGAAAAGACTAAACTAAATTTTTCTCaacattgcacttttatactgccgCACTAATACAGAAGAAATAATATTGATATTTAAGTGAAAGTTCATGTGCAAAacacttttgcacagtactataCAGCATATATggttaaagaaaagaaaaacagactGACCTGACGTTCTCTCTTGTGTGTTCAGCATGAGGATGCCCTGGCCCAAGCCGCGTTTGAGGAGGCCCGGAGGAGAACCAGAGACTTTGAGGACCGGGACCGCTCTCACCGGGAGGACCTGGAGGTGAGACTCCCTGGCTGGGCTGGAGAGTTGGGTCAGGAAAGGCTAGTGTATCCGGGGCTGAAGCTGTTTTCTGTTTCACGTAAGCTTGGGGTTGGGGCAGGATACAGGGCGGCTGGGGCCCAGGTCCCAGAGCACGAGCTGGGACTGTGTTCTGGGTCTGTGGTAACTTTGGGCTGGGCCTTGGGGGCTAGATAGGTCTATAAGACAAGATAATATAACTGCTGGGGACTGGGGGTCTtgcgtggttgtgtgtgaggtcctCTGTGCTTTTGTTATCTGGGTTTAGTGCATGAAGAGTCTGTCCATGATTTTGAAAGAATAACCAATATTACTGATTCTCTgattgactctaagatgaaaaccaaattgtgtttttttagGACCCTGTGGCATCAAAAATCTGGGACTGATGACACCCTCTCCAACCAGGGTCTGTCTTCTTCTCTATATCACCCTCTCATGCActaaaccatgtgtgtgtgaacgggcatgtgtgtgtgtgtgtgtacgtctgcatttgtgtgaatatgtgttagTGTTGGTGAATGAAAGTCTACCTGAAGGCATGTGCATGTTTGCTAGTGTATGCATGGTAACAGAAAGAGGAATCAGTATAAGAGAGTTACTGTAACTGTATATGTGGGATGTATTCCATAATAGAGATGTGAGAAAGCCCCCTGGTCTACATGACAtacccctctcctcttgtcttctctcctctactcccttgtcccctccttcctgctcctctcctcctctcctcccctcccccctctcctcacatcctcctctcccttctcttctcttctaccCTGGAGCAGCACAGCAAAGACTGCTGGGACAGATCTGCCCATTTTGGTAGCATATgatccagagagagggggagagagagagagggagagagggagggaaagacaatATAGATATTCCCTGCAGCTCTCTAGGGAAGAAAGACCTTCTTTTCGATGTATATCAGTAAGGCAATGCTGTCAAGATGCTTTAGGCACTGCTTTGAATCTTTTCACACTCAGATATATTTGACAAGAGCCAGTGGGATATTTTCctcaaacagtgtgtgtgtgtgtgtgtgtgtttgtgtgtctgtgtccatccgtttgaactcacacacacagggactgtGGTGGTAACTTGAAACCCTGTAATTATTCTCATAAGTTGGGACTGCTTTTCCATGGCAGCTAGTCCCATACAGCAGAGAGGGACGATTGCTCAGGAGGAACATCTACAGGCATTTGCTATTTTACAATGCTAGCGCTTTGAGTACAAGAAAGGAGCATTACaaaaaaatgtattattattattaatactcCAGACAGTGGACTATAGCTACTCTCACACAAGGTATTTCTGTagtcacacacacttattaCTGACACTCAGTATTTCAGTCTAGTTGTAGTGGGGACCATCAGTATAGTCTGTCTGTAGAAGGCAGGATTCCCAAAGGGTCTGCACCCCTGCTATTAAAGTTCAGAATTCACAGCCTCATCCAACCAAGTGGTCATCGCCAgttcagtgtgtgggtgtgtgtgtgtgtgtgtcctgttatGTATGCTAGACTGCTCAGAGCAGATGGtgatggatgatggatggagtagagatggatggagaagaAAATGTTGGTTGTTTTTGTCATTACGCTGCATACAGGACCTATGTCCTGGTAGTGAAATTAGTAATATCTCATTAGTATTGATCTGtacccctcctccgcctccccccaAGTCTGACCTGCCTGATGTCTGCTGTATTGACCTGCGgtttactgtagctagcagTCAGAGTAGGCCAAGAAGCAGGCTCTGACAGCAGGATCAATACTAAGGCCTTCCTGTCAGAACCATGACCCATGATCCAACACAGGCCTGGGTGTGGTCCTTGATAGAACACCTCTCTGTCCTGAATCTGGACCAGACCTTGCTTTAACAGTAGTGCTTGGTCATAGCATGTTCCACTCttttgtcgtgtgtgtgtgggtcttcaGGGTTGTCCCTGCAGCCTTCACTTGTTTCTTACATGCGACAGGGTTACCTCACTCCAACTCAAGGGTACTGAACCACTGTCCCCGGGTGtttatgggtgtatgtgtgtgcatgcatgtatggGTTTGGGATGTCTtaggtttgtgcttgtgtgtgtgtgttcgtgcttgtgtgtgtgtgcgtgtatgtttgtgtgtgtgctcacatgtGCCTAAGCATGACCTCATGTCTGTTTGAGACTCTTATGGAATGGCTCGTACTAGTGTGTCTTGTGTGAGTTGGCTAGACTACAACAGCATCACAGACCTCGAAGCTGCTATTATGATGAATCACATGGATGACGACTACAGGCCATTTAAGCTGAGCAACTTGTTCTCAgatccatctgtctgtgtccGTCTGCCtggcagtctgtctctctgtgtgtgtgtgagagagatttagATGCAGACACATAAACAGAGGTatctgtgacagacaggccaGTCATCCAGTATTTATAAAGTGTGTTATGTTGAAGACTTCCCTCCTGTCTAATGGCTGTCTGCCTCTCAACCCAGAATAACTACAGCTGTTTATATCCTGCTGCCCAGGAcagctctctgtcgctctctagTGGGCAACATCGTTCTTCTGTCCCTGTTGCCTACCAGTGGAAAAAAACATGATAATAATATATAGACTCCACAGAATATAAGCATTTTCAAACATGAATTATATTCatcctgttttctctctttgcttcccccttctgttctccctccacccaccctcttctttctctttctctcttctccctcattcaaaccttcctcttctctctctcccttctcccctccctcctctctctcttcttcctcctctctccctcctcctctctccctccccatcctctccccctcctctctctcttcttcctcctctctccctcctcctctctccctccccctcctctccccctcctctctctcttcttcctcctctctccctcctcctctctccctccccctcctctccccctcctctctctcttcttcctcctctctccctcctcctctctccctccccctcctctccccctcctctctgtcttcttcctcctctctctctccccctcctccatccccctcctctctccctcctctctcttcttcctcctctctccctcctcctctctccctccccctcctctccccctcctctctctcttcgtcctcctctctccctcctcctctctccctccccatcctctccccctcctctctctcttcttcctcctctctccctcctcctctctccctccccctcctctctctcttcttcctcctctctccctcctcctctctctctccctccccctcctctccccctcctctctctcttcttcctcctctctccctcctcctctctccctccccctcctctccccctcctctcttcttcctcctctctccctcctcctctctccctcctcctctctccctccccctcctctccccctcctctctgtcttcttcctcctctctctctctctccccctcctccctccccctcctctctccctcctctctcttcttcctcctctctccctcgtccccAGCCCAGGAGGCAGCAGGACAGCTCTGGCTCCAACATGGCCAACGCTGATGACCACAAGATGCGCTAAgatcgaggggaggaagggggagaaggaggggtcaggggtcagggataTTGGGATGTGTTCAGAAGAGTAAACTGATTAAAGGTTTGTAGATGGTGACTCTCCTGAACACACATGGTAATAGTCCCTGGCCTAAcaaccccgcccccaccccataCTGCTTCCTGGCTGTCACCTGGAGAGACCAAAGTCTACATTACGGGggtgggtaggggtggggggtagttttgttgtgtatttgttttgttttttaacccttgtgttatcttcgggtcattctgacccatcagtcaatgTGAACCaacgtcgtattgcgacaactttaccgcatacaaaaacaaagtgaagcattttcttttaaccgtcgggctgtctcagaccccccacattgcgaaggttaaaagaaaaagctttttatttgtttttgtattgggtaaaattgggtaaacaaaacaatggttcgttgtgaacctttgggtcatgtgaaccGAAGGCTGCACAGGGGTTAAGGTGATCAATCCAAATTTGTCTTCCAGGGGGGTTTGCACTATGTGATCAATTCAGTTTAGTGCCCACGTTGTCTGTTTGCATGAACTGAAGCGCCAAGCTAGCTTAACTGTTGCTCCCCTATGCAAGCTGCACCCACAGCTCTCTTCTTCTACAGTGCTTTGAGGTCAGGGATAACTGGGCCATACCATGTCCATGAGCAGAGAGGTGGTCATGAAGAAGGGATCTCGTAATGTAGTGCATTTTTGTATTATCCATAAGTTTAGTCCTTGTAGACATCCGTGTAGTCTTTTTAAATTTTGTACTCTGTGTTTCTAACCTCTCAAACAAGTATctatttttttctatttttattttacttCAATCCAACCTTATATCAACACTCAACACACCAGAGATGTACGTGTACAATTACTAGCCTTCGAGTTTCGGAAATTGCAACATCAAATGAATCACCCCGTTCATTCTTACCAATGACGCACTGTAAAATGTATTGGCACTATTGTAATTGTATGGATTGTTTGTGTAAAAGTCATTATGTTTACTTTTTTATGACCTGTCTCTACTGGGTGCAGATACAAGTGTACACGGTTATGCTCTTCCTGGAGACAGGAGTCActtgaggcagac of Osmerus mordax isolate fOsmMor3 chromosome 4, fOsmMor3.pri, whole genome shotgun sequence contains these proteins:
- the cbfb gene encoding core-binding factor subunit beta isoform X1, with product MPRVVPDQRSKFENEEFFRKLSRECEIKYTGFRDRPHEERQARFQNACRDGRSEIAFVATGTNLSLQFFPASLHGDQRQAPTREYVDFERETGKVYLKAPMILNGVCVIWRGWIDLQRLDGMGCLEYDDERAQHEDALAQAAFEEARRRTRDFEDRDRSHREDLEPRRQQDSSGSNMANADDHKMR